One part of the Microlunatus elymi genome encodes these proteins:
- a CDS encoding alpha/beta hydrolase: protein MQLTDPALPWLLAILAAAVFVCLVLGLPRWHHRLARGVSRAVAALLMNSLVIMVGFLVLNNSYVFYSSWSDLFGTGPKDSSSQHGGTGTAALRTVHGTDLKWVKGNRDFALPDPGRSLQDYHVRDVASDATMQVLVQLPRGYDPASTRRYPVIIGLHGFPSVPASFTKINFLRTAESLTKQHQFARTIFVIPQINSPRQLDTECVNGPAPGDPQTDTWLSKELPPWIVRHLHVRTERQDWATLGYSFGGWCAAELTMRHPSLFSAAIVFEGYFHPLFGRDYVPLTGAQLKPYDLVAMAGHQPPPVAIWLFASQQDHLAYPTTHQFIEQAKAPLAVHAVIVPTGGHRTTIFEPYTAGSLLWLAKTLPAFRG, encoded by the coding sequence ATGCAACTCACTGATCCGGCCCTGCCGTGGCTGCTGGCGATCCTTGCCGCTGCGGTGTTCGTCTGCCTCGTCCTCGGACTGCCGCGGTGGCATCACCGCCTCGCCCGCGGCGTCAGCCGGGCCGTCGCCGCGCTGCTGATGAACAGCCTGGTGATCATGGTCGGCTTCCTGGTGCTCAACAACAGCTACGTCTTCTACTCCAGCTGGTCGGACCTGTTCGGCACCGGTCCCAAGGACAGCAGCAGCCAGCACGGCGGCACCGGAACGGCAGCGCTGCGTACGGTGCACGGGACGGATCTCAAGTGGGTCAAGGGAAATCGTGACTTCGCCCTGCCCGATCCCGGCCGCAGCCTGCAGGACTATCACGTCCGTGATGTGGCGTCCGATGCAACGATGCAGGTGCTGGTGCAACTGCCCCGCGGCTACGATCCGGCATCGACGCGGCGCTATCCGGTGATCATCGGGCTGCACGGCTTCCCCAGCGTGCCGGCATCCTTCACCAAGATCAACTTCTTGCGGACGGCTGAGAGCCTGACCAAGCAGCACCAGTTCGCCCGGACGATCTTCGTGATCCCGCAGATCAACAGTCCACGCCAGCTGGACACCGAGTGTGTGAACGGCCCCGCGCCCGGCGATCCGCAGACCGACACCTGGCTGTCGAAGGAACTGCCGCCCTGGATCGTCCGGCATCTCCATGTCCGCACCGAACGGCAGGACTGGGCCACGCTCGGCTACTCGTTCGGCGGCTGGTGCGCGGCCGAGTTGACCATGCGGCATCCGTCCTTGTTCTCCGCTGCGATCGTGTTCGAGGGTTACTTCCATCCCCTGTTCGGCCGCGACTACGTCCCGCTCACCGGGGCCCAGCTCAAGCCGTACGATCTGGTCGCGATGGCCGGGCACCAGCCACCGCCGGTGGCGATCTGGCTGTTCGCCTCCCAGCAAGATCATCTCGCCTACCCGACCACGCATCAGTTCATCGAGCAGGCGAAGGCACCGCTGGCAGTGCACGCGGTGATCGTCCCGACCGGCGGCCACCGGACCACGATCTTCGAGCCGTACACCGCGGGATCCCTGCTGTGGTTGGCGAAAACTCTGCCGGCCTTCCGCGGCTGA
- the lysX gene encoding bifunctional lysylphosphatidylglycerol synthetase/lysine--tRNA ligase LysX translates to MVRRGAGDVWPQRIARTLTTAYAVATLAAVGLMLFGRHGGAWFWRLGFGILNIPVDGSFLSVVALYLVTRALIGRKRVGLWLVGLFQLAAIWVGVATLLPVRLSPALALWRTQGPIGRTADILATGVTVAMLVLLWRIRGQFTGRLLPGSWRLAIAAAVIGTAVTGGVMWLLLGVQSTNRQRLDGVVDTVTAVLSGASHRSIRVTGVDPWVIDLTAFLAGVTLLVASSLFLISARPRNRWSPDREIALRELLAADGAEDSLGYFGTRRDRSAVFSPDGRAAVTYRVIAGVSLAAADPIGARDSWPAAIAAWLAEARRYGWQPAVLSAGETGARAYSAAGLRVLLMGDEAILDVARFTRRRPAMTAVRRAAGHARAAGVSVQIRRQSELDGSELEQLANASAGWLNGVNERGFTMALNRDADPADHRNLVVTAYTDGRLVAILRFVPWGWRDASLDLMRRGPDAPAGVTELMITELMARADRLGIARVSLNFCLFRGVYAEAERIGGRTLTKLNAGVLGVLDRFWQLERLYRANEKYRPSWVPRFLCYGDLLVLPRVLLAAAAAEGFLPWPQLRDRPPSRFPAGQLDRLLAITAPPVPSAPQRSDRQTVRRLDRLAELRSQGVDPYPAAEPAGTAATSLRELYETGAQPGRALSVSGRVRAIRDHGGVIFIDLIEGGYSLQLTAERGRTADFDRLGTIQSGDLLACTGLLGHTRNGTGSLLVRHWRLQAKSLHPLPWSHVDDPRSRSANRAADLITHPDDLIAIRQRAAAVGAIRDLLQRRDFLEVETPILQTVHGGAQARPFRTRLNGSGRELSLRIAPELYLKRLLVAGSGPVFEIGRNFRNEGIDGSHNPEFTSLEAYLPGGDYRTMMELARELIIAAAVAVHQKPVLWLPPAGNRCGDPAEVVDIGRPWPVVPMVDAVSAALGRVVGMDSDPALLRSLAERHQIAQLPADAGNGAVLEALYSKLVEPNTSQPTFYIDFPQETSPLTRPHRLDPGLVERWDLVAAGMEIGTAYTELTDPIDQRQRLTEQSLRAVAGDPEAMEVDEDFLRSLELGMPPTGGLGLGVDRVVMLLTNRPIRSVLAFPFSRSARSA, encoded by the coding sequence ATGGTCAGGAGGGGGGCCGGCGACGTCTGGCCGCAACGGATCGCGCGCACGCTGACCACGGCGTACGCGGTGGCGACGCTGGCCGCCGTCGGACTGATGCTCTTCGGCCGCCACGGCGGCGCCTGGTTCTGGCGCCTCGGCTTCGGCATCCTGAACATCCCGGTCGACGGCAGCTTCCTGTCGGTGGTCGCGCTCTATCTGGTCACCCGGGCCCTGATCGGCCGCAAACGCGTTGGCCTCTGGCTGGTCGGACTGTTCCAACTCGCCGCGATCTGGGTCGGCGTGGCGACACTGCTGCCGGTGCGGCTGTCGCCGGCGCTCGCGCTCTGGCGAACCCAAGGTCCGATCGGTCGCACGGCCGACATCCTGGCGACCGGCGTCACGGTCGCCATGTTGGTGTTGCTGTGGCGGATCCGCGGGCAGTTCACCGGGCGGCTGCTGCCGGGATCGTGGCGGCTTGCGATCGCGGCCGCGGTGATCGGCACCGCCGTCACCGGCGGCGTGATGTGGCTGCTGCTGGGAGTGCAGAGCACCAACCGGCAACGCCTCGACGGCGTGGTCGACACCGTCACCGCGGTGCTGAGCGGCGCCTCCCACCGCAGCATCCGCGTGACCGGTGTGGACCCGTGGGTGATCGATCTGACCGCCTTCCTGGCCGGCGTCACCCTGCTGGTGGCCAGTTCGCTGTTCCTGATCTCCGCCCGGCCGCGGAATCGCTGGTCGCCGGACCGTGAGATCGCCCTGCGGGAGCTGCTCGCAGCGGACGGCGCGGAGGATTCGCTCGGCTACTTCGGCACCCGTCGTGACCGGTCAGCGGTCTTCTCGCCCGACGGTCGCGCCGCGGTCACCTATCGGGTGATCGCCGGGGTCTCGCTCGCCGCCGCCGACCCGATCGGGGCGCGGGACAGCTGGCCGGCCGCGATCGCGGCGTGGCTGGCCGAGGCCCGCCGCTACGGCTGGCAGCCCGCGGTGTTGTCGGCCGGCGAGACCGGTGCGCGCGCCTACTCCGCTGCGGGTCTGCGGGTGCTGCTGATGGGCGACGAGGCGATTCTCGACGTGGCCCGATTCACCCGGCGACGGCCGGCGATGACCGCCGTACGACGTGCTGCCGGACACGCCCGGGCCGCCGGGGTGAGCGTCCAGATCCGCCGCCAGAGCGAGCTCGACGGCAGCGAGCTGGAGCAACTCGCCAACGCGTCGGCCGGCTGGCTGAACGGGGTCAACGAGCGCGGCTTCACGATGGCGCTGAACCGGGACGCCGATCCGGCCGACCACCGCAATCTGGTCGTCACCGCGTACACCGACGGCCGCCTGGTCGCGATCCTGCGGTTCGTGCCGTGGGGTTGGCGGGACGCGTCGCTGGACCTGATGCGCCGCGGCCCCGACGCTCCGGCCGGCGTCACCGAGCTGATGATCACCGAGCTGATGGCGCGTGCGGACCGGCTCGGCATCGCCCGGGTGTCGCTGAATTTCTGCCTGTTCCGCGGCGTCTACGCCGAGGCCGAACGGATCGGCGGCCGGACCCTGACCAAGCTGAACGCCGGCGTGCTCGGCGTCCTCGATCGCTTCTGGCAGCTGGAACGGCTCTATCGCGCCAACGAGAAGTACCGTCCCAGCTGGGTGCCGCGATTCCTCTGCTACGGCGACCTGCTGGTGCTGCCCCGGGTGCTGTTGGCCGCTGCTGCCGCCGAGGGTTTTCTGCCCTGGCCGCAGCTACGGGACCGACCGCCGTCGCGTTTCCCGGCCGGCCAGCTGGATCGGCTGCTGGCGATCACCGCGCCCCCTGTCCCCTCGGCCCCGCAGCGATCGGACCGGCAGACCGTGCGCCGGCTCGACCGGCTGGCCGAGCTCCGCAGCCAAGGCGTGGATCCCTACCCTGCCGCCGAGCCCGCGGGCACCGCCGCAACGTCGCTGCGAGAGCTGTACGAGACCGGTGCTCAGCCCGGCCGGGCGCTGTCGGTGTCCGGGCGGGTCCGCGCGATCCGCGACCACGGCGGCGTGATCTTCATCGACCTGATCGAGGGCGGCTACAGCCTGCAGCTGACCGCGGAGCGTGGCCGGACCGCCGACTTCGACCGGCTCGGCACCATCCAGTCCGGCGACCTGCTGGCGTGTACGGGGTTGCTCGGTCACACCCGCAACGGAACCGGGAGCCTGCTCGTCCGGCACTGGCGGCTGCAGGCCAAGTCGCTGCATCCGTTGCCCTGGAGTCATGTCGACGACCCACGGAGCCGCAGCGCCAATCGGGCCGCGGATCTGATCACCCATCCGGACGACCTGATCGCGATCCGGCAGCGCGCGGCCGCGGTCGGCGCGATCCGGGACCTGCTGCAACGGCGCGACTTCCTCGAGGTGGAGACACCGATCCTGCAGACCGTGCACGGCGGAGCCCAGGCTCGCCCGTTCCGTACCCGGCTGAACGGGTCCGGCCGGGAGCTGTCGCTGCGGATCGCGCCCGAGCTCTACCTGAAGCGGTTGCTGGTCGCCGGCAGCGGGCCGGTCTTCGAGATCGGCCGCAACTTCCGCAACGAAGGCATCGACGGCTCGCACAATCCCGAGTTCACCTCGCTGGAGGCCTATCTGCCCGGCGGTGACTATCGGACGATGATGGAGCTGGCCCGGGAGTTGATCATCGCTGCCGCGGTCGCGGTGCATCAGAAGCCGGTGCTGTGGCTGCCGCCGGCCGGCAACCGCTGCGGCGATCCGGCCGAGGTGGTCGACATCGGCCGGCCGTGGCCGGTGGTGCCGATGGTCGACGCGGTGTCGGCCGCGCTCGGTCGTGTCGTCGGCATGGACAGCGATCCGGCCCTGCTGCGTTCGCTGGCCGAGCGGCACCAGATCGCCCAGCTTCCCGCAGATGCCGGCAACGGCGCCGTGCTGGAGGCGCTGTACAGCAAGTTGGTCGAGCCGAACACCAGCCAGCCGACCTTCTACATCGACTTCCCGCAGGAGACCTCACCGCTGACCCGTCCGCATCGCCTCGACCCGGGCCTGGTGGAGCGCTGGGATCTGGTCGCGGCCGGGATGGAGATCGGCACCGCCTACACCGAACTGACCGATCCGATCGACCAACGGCAGCGGCTGACCGAACAGTCGCTGCGCGCGGTCGCCGGAGACCCGGAGGCGATGGAGGTGGACGAGGACTTCCTGAGGTCGTTGGAGCTCGGCATGCCGCCGACCGGTGGCCTGGGGCTGGGCGTCGATCGAGTGGTGATGCTGCTGACCAACCGGCCGATCCGTTCCGTGCTTGCCTTCCCGTTCTCCCGGTCCGCCCGATCCGCCTGA